Proteins from one Cryptomeria japonica chromosome 4, Sugi_1.0, whole genome shotgun sequence genomic window:
- the LOC131032910 gene encoding putative F-box/FBD/LRR-repeat protein At4g03220, whose translation MRKIPFKQAVHCSLVSKGWKFCWTFAKNLKFPEDFFSSSRSPTEIQNIIDLIFERHSGPLEVFELNNVRFCCSSDKISDWIHRAALKGVQEIKIVEKVSEIYEVPAAIFLCQNLRSLALKNFLLTNLPDSFGGLADLTTLDLCNVDLNDKIVELMLQLCPGLETLILSNCNGLERLKICSKSFIALSISSKIKAITASCPRLTSLTLLLDNTETKLDLPACLSLCTNAGLESFTALRTLRRITFLNGFFLRDVKILKEFPDLEHMCVHKGQCSDTDFFRLDDEAILPLENLKWVHLNITYFHHPVHLLSCLFGIAPALKTLLISRKKGFNGVRAQEFINLAWNLQRPSTETKVFLSRCTANEKICVDCDLVNFI comes from the exons atgCG TAAAATTCCTTTCAAACAAGCAGTTCATTGTTCACTTGTCTCAAAAGGATGGAAATTTTGCTGGACATttgcaaaaaatctaaaatttccaGAGGATTTCTTTTCTTCATCGCGTAGCCCTACTGAAATCCAAAATATAATAGATCTTATTTTTGAGCGTCATTCTGGTCCGCTTGAAGTTTTCGAGCTTAACAATGTTCGATTCTGCTGTTCAAGTGACAAGATTTCTGATTGGATTCATCGCGCTGCTCTTAAAGGCGTGCAAGAGATTAAGATTGTAGAGAAGGTTTCAGAAATTTATGAAGTTCCGGCAGCCATATTTTTATGTCAAAATCTCAGATCTTTGGCTTTAAAGAATTTTCTGCTGACAAATCTACCAGACAGTTTTGGTGGCTTGGCCGACCTGACAACATTGGATCTTTGTAATGTTGATCTGAATGACAAGATCGTTGAGCTCATGTTGCAATTATGTCCAGGTTTGGAAACCTTAATCCTTAGTAACTGCAATGGACTTGAAAGATTAAAGATATGTTCAAAGAGTTTCATTGCTCTGTCTATCTCCTCTAAAATCAAAGCAATAACAGCAAGTTGTCCGCGATTAACAAGCCTTACATTATTGCTTGATAACACCGAGACGAAATTGGATTTGCCAGCATGTTTAAGCCTGTGTACAAATGCAGGACTTGAATCATTTACAGCTCTAAGAACTCTTAGAAGAATTACCTTTTTGAACGGCTTTTTTTTGCGCGATGTAAAGATTCTCAAAGAATTTCCAGACTTGGAACATATGTGTGTACACAAGGGTCAATGCTCGGAT ACAGACTTCTTTCGGCTTGATGATGAGGCAATTTTACCGCTGGAGAATCTAAAGTGGGTTCATTTGAACATAACCTACTTTCATCACCCTGTGCATCTACTTTCCTGTCTTTTTGGAATAGCTCCGGCTTTGAAAACATTATTAATTTCCCGAAAGAAAGGATTCAATGGCGTTCGTGCTCAGGAATTTATCAATCTGGCTTGGAATCTTCAGCGACCATCTACAGAAACCAAAGTTTTCTTATCACGGTGTACTGCAAACGAAAAGATATGCGTCGACTGCGATCTTGTGAATTTCATCTGA